ATTACAAGATCTATGGTTGCTGCAATGGCTTGTTTTTAATTGGGATTAAGCAGAAATATATTTTGTGGAATCCTTCTACAAGAGAATCAGCATTACTACCATcacattgggataagttcttttGTGATTACAATTTTGGATTGGGATATGACCCAACTAGTGATGACTATAAGGTCGTTAAGATTCCTGAAATTAATTCAGAGGCACCCACTGAAATTCTCTCACTAAAAACTGGTTCGTGTAGAAAAATTTATGAAGGTTACTTTACCATCGAATGCCATAATATGGATTATTTGACAATAGTACGAGGAACATTTCATTGGCTAGTTTATTCCGAAGGAGGTAGGTTTTCTCtgttttcatttaatatttcaaatgaGGCGTTTGGAGAATTACCATTGTCGAAGGAGATGCCCTTGTTCTGTGACACGATCGAGCAAGGCGTAACAGTGTTAGGTGGAATGCTTAGTGTAAATTTTGTTTGTGTCAAGGAGGATACTATTGTTTTTGATTTGTGGGTAATGAAAGAGTATGGTAAAAGAGAATCTTGGACTAAATTATTTACAATGAGAGATAGCAGGGATCGTTTTCAAGTGTTACCAATCGttccaaaatatatatttggagATGGGCGAGTGTTGCTGAATTCAGATAGAAGAGATGTGCTTAGAACATTCAAAGAATCAGACAGAAGAAGCAATCTCATAGGGCCTCTAACTAGTGATGAAGATACCATGAGGTGGGATGGATATACTTACACAGAGACTCTCATCTCTCCAAAAGATTGTGTTCTTGCTTGCTAGTGTATTGGTTGGTACTTGAGATTgtgttctttttaaaaaaaaaataaataaaaaatatcataatttctTTAATCATAATCCTAATCTAATAAGTATATACAAGATAAATATATGTagtattaataaaaatgatgcAAATCACAACTAATTGTCTTAATCTAACTGTTCAATGTTTACAAAAATTAGTAATATTCATTATGTAAAGAATTTTCGTGTTGGCTTGTTGATTTCAGTATAAGTTTGATTATATATGACCTTTTTATTTTGGTCTTGATACAAGTTTGGTATTTAAAAGAGAGCTTCTTTTACAATTAGGACTAAGAATGGTTATTTACACAtttcataaatataattttatttaatttttaaagctTTTGTCTTTAGACTTTGCAATGTAGCTATATATGATGGATTACGTATATTTGAATTTAACTCCTCTACTTGTTATTTTTAgtgttctgttttttttttctttttttctttttgtataattttgaattaaatatttttatttggctCATAGACTAGCCAAGTCCAGTTCATTGCccaatttgtaaaaaaattatcattttgaatatttattcaGATTGAATATAACTTTAATGAAGTGATAAAGCAAGCCTATGTAAAATTTCGTaagttaatgaattaaattggggttatgtttatgttttaaaaaaattgttattgagGTGAATTATAGGTGTGTGAGATCCACATGAGAATGTAGAGATAACTGGAAGTAGGACGGCTTATTGGGCAGATTAGGTGGATAGTTATACTTAACAATTCGACTTATttgatatcaatttttaaatgtattaatcTATTAGCcaatcaataaaatatcaatTGATTTAATATCGAATTAGCAATTATCGAACGGTTATCGGGTGATATATCACACTAAATATAGCACCAATTTACATCTTAAATACTactattgtattattatttttcttaaataaaaatcacaaaaataaaatacacgTCATTGCTTAAATTGACTTGTCTCTTTTTTTCATCAAGTATATCATGAGATCTGTTCCCAACAAGAACAAACCAAATCTCAATGCTAcattaacaagaaaaaaaaataaaaatagaagtaaGGCGgatataaatatatgttgaaaaaaatataaatatgatcattcttaatgaattgatgatttatccAATAAGAAAATTAAGTAGTTTGTTCATGCATTAATAAATCgtctattataaaattttaatccgTTTATTAATTGTTAATTTAATAATTCCATATCAATAAGTCAACAAGTCGGATTAAATTATcagttatacttttattttgatcaacccaaattaaaacataataacATAAGTTTGGTGCAAGGTGGGAGTGGCTGGGAGGGgaaaaatattcaaaacttAAATTTCAGAAGTGTTggttaaaattgtaaaataacGTGTTAATGCCCCCAATGCACGTCCTCGTGAGTTTTAAATTAATCATTGATGATAAATGCAACGCACTAGGACCCCCTAACACATGCCCAACGTGAGGTCTTCTGATAACAAAAGTGTGTGTTGCGTGTTCAACATGAGGTCTGTTTCACTATAAATAGCTCCTAAGTGTAGATAaaggaaataaaagaaagagTACGAAACAAGAAGCTTTTGTAGTTCAACTTTCAATTCAATGTATGTtgatatttttccatttttaaggAAGAATGTGATGATTTGAGAGAGTTGGTGAAAGTCGGATGACTCATGGACTTCTTGCAATTGATCAAAATCACTACTTAtacttaattttttctttcacaAGTCACATtatatcttaaatttttttaaatatttaataatttttatttcaatttcaaaagtcTTACCCACTTCATAGAATTTCGTACTCAAGACACATAAGATAAAACGTAAAGCCTGTATTTATCCATGTTCATAGTTACTATTTCATTCGGTCTATATACTATATAAGAGACCGTTAGTACAGCACAAACAATACTATATAAATTTCCTCAGTACAAGCAACCATCTAAAGTAAGCTGGCTGCAGGCTGCAGCTCCAAACAAAGAACCTTGGCAGATTAGAATTTAGAGGGAGACTAGGCTGTTTACATATGGAAAGCATCGACGAATTCCAACTTCACTGCTCAGAAATTTTGTTGCACAGGACTTGAAATCGTATGAGTACGTTCTTCCTCCACAACGAGCCACCATTATATCACTGTCAACATGTAAAACTGAGTAGTTCCTTGCAACATCCCCAACAATTTCACTGTCAAGAACAACAGTCTGTTTCTCTGACCACATTTTGATTTGGCTTCCCATTTGCATTGTATTTGAGTGGGTATTAGCCAAAATGTTTAACAAGATTATATTACCAGTGACATCAACCTTACAGAGCTTTCCACTAAAAGTCCCCAAGAAGCCATGAGTGTCATAGCTTTGAAGGAGCTGTGACCTCTCCTTTGTTAGATCAAAAGCAAGAATATTATCAGTTGTCATCCAGTAAATAACGCCATTCACATGGACCCCTGATTTTGGCAATATTGTTCTATCTCCAAAGCATATCTCCCTAGCAATTTCCCAAGAACCCTCTCTGGAGgaatatatatcaaattcaGTTGCCTTACCAAGATCTGTGGATGGAAAAGCACATACAATTTTGTACTCTGGTACAAAGTTGAGCAACGATGGTTCAAATAAGAGCACAATTGCTGGAACTGATCCATGATTAGCATTTGATTTTGGTAGTTCCTTCCACTGCTTAGTAAAGGGATTACATATGTAGTAGACCTTGTCCCCTTCACGACCTCGGCAACAAAGCAGTCCATTGGAGGAGGATTTAATGTCAACAGGCTCAGGCAAGAAGCTAAGAATTGGATCTGGCACCCCACAAGAGTTTGCGTCAATGGGTATGAGAGAAGGAGAACCCCTGTGAATCTGGATAAAGATGCCTGATGTACTGTGACAAGAAAGTGACTGATTGTGGGCAAAAAGTGGAACGGAAATCTGGAATCTCCAGTCCCTGCAAACAGCTCTGAATTTGACAACTGATTTGGCAGGAAGGAAGGGAAGGACATTCTCCTTGATGATGTCCTTTAAATCCACATAAATCTTATTATCCCGTGCAGCAAG
The Solanum stenotomum isolate F172 chromosome 12, ASM1918654v1, whole genome shotgun sequence DNA segment above includes these coding regions:
- the LOC125847446 gene encoding F-box/kelch-repeat protein At3g23880-like → METHMHIQEEIIMDILSRLPVKSLFLFKCVSKSWKALICEPSFKKMHLNHAKNDKLLIERTARDRNIFFYCSSLSSMSHLIVRDVQESVFVPQCVEGPYNYKIYGCCNGLFLIGIKQKYILWNPSTRESALLPSHWDKFFCDYNFGLGYDPTSDDYKVVKIPEINSEAPTEILSLKTGSCRKIYEGYFTIECHNMDYLTIVRGTFHWLVYSEGGRFSLFSFNISNEAFGELPLSKEMPLFCDTIEQGVTVLGGMLSVNFVCVKEDTIVFDLWVMKEYGKRESWTKLFTMRDSRDRFQVLPIVPKYIFGDGRVLLNSDRRDVLRTFKESDRRSNLIGPLTSDEDTMRWDGYTYTETLISPKDCVLAC
- the LOC125848368 gene encoding F-box protein At5g49610-like, which produces MDHGKIPDLAARDNKIYVDLKDIIKENVLPFLPAKSVVKFRAVCRDWRFQISVPLFAHNQSLSCHSTSGIFIQIHRGSPSLIPIDANSCGVPDPILSFLPEPVDIKSSSNGLLCCRGREGDKVYYICNPFTKQWKELPKSNANHGSVPAIVLLFEPSLLNFVPEYKIVCAFPSTDLGKATEFDIYSSREGSWEIAREICFGDRTILPKSGVHVNGVIYWMTTDNILAFDLTKERSQLLQSYDTHGFLGTFSGKLCKVDVTGNIILLNILANTHSNTMQMGSQIKMWSEKQTVVLDSEIVGDVARNYSVLHVDSDIMVARCGGRTYSYDFKSCATKFLSSEVGIRRCFPYVNSLVSL